One window of Anaerolineales bacterium genomic DNA carries:
- a CDS encoding GntR family transcriptional regulator, with the protein MLDELTSHRQLRKLVADQLRTAILEGRFKPGEWLRQEKLAQELSVSQMPVREALKELVAEGLIEHVPYRGAKVVDISMKDVEDIYLMRAFLETRAAGFAAREITPDVLKELKEVQAELARHSAPEEVLKYRELNRRFHELIFTASRRPYLIRQLKMLWATFPTMLMGNYPRTASQPLTGRDDVDIKEHTEIISALERGDSRTAEQLMKTHIESVLRELLGTITQ; encoded by the coding sequence ATGCTTGATGAATTGACCTCTCACCGACAGCTGCGGAAGTTGGTTGCAGACCAGTTAAGAACCGCCATCCTGGAGGGGCGCTTCAAGCCTGGCGAGTGGCTCCGGCAGGAAAAACTGGCACAGGAATTAAGCGTCAGCCAGATGCCCGTGCGCGAGGCGCTCAAAGAACTGGTGGCTGAAGGGCTGATCGAGCACGTCCCCTATCGCGGAGCAAAAGTGGTGGATATCTCCATGAAGGACGTGGAAGATATTTATTTGATGCGCGCTTTCCTTGAAACCCGTGCGGCCGGATTCGCCGCCAGAGAGATCACCCCGGATGTTTTAAAAGAGTTGAAGGAAGTGCAGGCGGAACTCGCGAGGCATTCCGCTCCGGAAGAGGTGCTGAAATATCGCGAGTTGAACCGCCGCTTTCATGAGTTGATCTTTACAGCCAGCCGCCGCCCTTACCTGATCCGGCAACTTAAAATGCTTTGGGCGACTTTCCCAACCATGCTGATGGGAAATTACCCGCGCACGGCATCCCAGCCGCTGACCGGACGCGACGACGTGGATATAAAGGAACACACGGAAATCATCTCCGCGCTGGAACGCGGCGACTCACGCACCGCAGAGCAACTCATGAAAACCCATATCGAGTCGGTACTGCGCGAACTGTTGGGAACGATCACCCAATAG
- a CDS encoding glycine--tRNA ligase subunit beta: MSSFQEIILKLQDFWAAHGCLITQPYYTQVGAGTMNPATFLRVLGPEPWNVAYVEPSVRPDDGRYGENPNRFQLHTQFQVILKPDPGNPQELYLESLKALGIDPRQHDIRFVEDNWEQPAISAWGLGWEVWLDGQEITQFTYFQQMGGVALDPVSVEITYGLERILIALNNAKAIWNEDYGAGVTYGEIRRQEEFEHSKYYFETADIDRVRAMYDLFSAEADACLAAGLIVPAHDYVLKCSHSFNILDTRGAISVAERQAFFRRIRELARGVALAYEEQRKGLEYPLLKTVDGGQKTVSAATPSTVNGPSSLLLEIGVEELPADDVDTAYQALSTRIPSLLSELHLTHGDVRIFTTPRRLVVSVASLSPNQPDREDLVKGPPADKAFVGQVSDLSYTQAAIGFAKKNGVNVEDLQVREEGNNKYVFALVKQTGRPTPEVLAEALPKLVADIKFEKSMRWDDSGVAFSRPIRWYVALLGDMVIPFEYAGVVSGNISRGLRPYDSPEIKITSADKYFDIIREAGIILDKEERKNSIVEQVNQAASLIGGEAIIDDDLLNEVANLIETPTVVMGGFDPEFLQLPKDVLISVMKKHQRYFPVAQLPITNYQLLPHFIAIRNGDDIGIDTVREGNEHVLSARFADADFFVREDLKLKLEEYRPKLSSLTFHTKLGSMLDKSERIAKLVNDLIPMLKLEPDQAIFARRAAHLMKADLVTQMVTEMTSLQGVIGGEYALRSGEQEDVAAAIAEQYQTVPQTKPGLVIALADRIDSLVGLFAAGLAPTAAKDPFALRRAAIGVVQPLIEHDLDFDLTEAIKKSAKTQPVKVADEMQEQILEFIAGRLAVVLKEMKYRYDVVDAVLAEQSADPAASARAVNQLQSWVSREDWSTILPGYARCVRITRDQKESFKVDEKALVEAEEKALFKAIQETANRPPSTVDEFLEIIVKLIPSINLFFDKVLVMAEDRKLKENRLGLLQRIATLSTGIADLSRLEGF, translated from the coding sequence ATGTCTTCCTTCCAAGAAATCATCCTCAAACTACAAGACTTCTGGGCAGCGCACGGATGTCTTATCACCCAGCCTTATTACACCCAGGTGGGCGCAGGGACGATGAACCCTGCCACCTTCCTGCGCGTGCTCGGACCCGAACCGTGGAACGTCGCCTACGTCGAACCGTCTGTACGCCCCGACGACGGGCGGTACGGCGAGAACCCTAACCGCTTCCAACTCCACACCCAATTTCAGGTTATCCTCAAGCCCGATCCCGGCAATCCGCAGGAACTGTACCTCGAGTCGCTCAAAGCCCTCGGCATCGACCCACGCCAGCACGACATCCGCTTCGTGGAAGATAACTGGGAGCAGCCCGCCATCTCCGCGTGGGGCTTGGGCTGGGAGGTCTGGCTCGATGGGCAGGAGATCACGCAGTTCACCTACTTCCAGCAGATGGGCGGTGTGGCGCTCGACCCCGTCTCGGTCGAGATCACCTACGGTCTCGAACGCATCCTCATCGCGCTCAACAACGCCAAAGCCATCTGGAACGAAGATTACGGTGCAGGTGTCACCTATGGCGAGATCCGCCGACAGGAAGAGTTCGAACACTCCAAATATTATTTCGAAACCGCCGACATCGACCGCGTCCGCGCCATGTACGATCTCTTCTCCGCCGAAGCCGACGCCTGTCTCGCCGCCGGTCTCATCGTTCCCGCGCACGACTACGTCCTCAAATGCTCGCACTCCTTCAACATCCTCGACACCCGCGGCGCCATCTCCGTCGCCGAACGTCAAGCCTTCTTCCGCCGCATCCGCGAACTCGCAAGGGGAGTGGCGCTGGCGTATGAGGAACAGAGGAAGGGGTTGGAGTATCCGCTTCTGAAGACCGTAGACGGTGGACAGAAGACCGTATCAGCAGCGACACCGTCCACTGTCAACGGTCCATCGTCCCTCCTCCTCGAAATCGGCGTTGAAGAACTTCCAGCCGACGACGTCGATACCGCCTACCAAGCCTTATCCACCCGTATCCCGTCACTTCTCTCTGAACTTCATCTCACTCATGGCGACGTCCGCATCTTTACAACCCCGAGGCGGCTCGTTGTTTCAGTAGCCTCTCTCTCCCCGAATCAGCCCGACCGCGAAGACCTCGTCAAAGGTCCGCCCGCCGATAAAGCTTTTGTAGGACAAGTCTCAGACTTGTCCTACACGCAGGCGGCGATTGGTTTCGCCAAAAAGAACGGCGTCAACGTCGAAGACCTGCAAGTCCGCGAAGAAGGCAATAACAAATACGTCTTCGCCCTCGTCAAACAGACTGGACGCCCCACGCCCGAAGTCCTCGCCGAAGCGCTGCCCAAGTTGGTGGCGGATATCAAGTTCGAGAAGTCCATGCGCTGGGATGATTCGGGTGTTGCCTTCTCACGTCCGATTCGCTGGTATGTTGCGCTACTCGGTGACATGGTCATCCCGTTTGAATACGCTGGCGTAGTGAGCGGCAACATCTCTCGCGGACTCCGCCCGTATGATTCCCCAGAGATCAAAATTACTTCTGCCGACAAATACTTCGACATCATCCGCGAAGCAGGCATCATCCTTGATAAAGAAGAACGTAAAAATTCAATAGTCGAGCAAGTAAACCAAGCCGCATCGCTTATCGGCGGCGAAGCCATTATTGACGACGATTTATTAAATGAAGTAGCCAATCTTATCGAGACGCCCACCGTCGTGATGGGTGGGTTTGACCCTGAATTTCTTCAACTGCCTAAAGATGTTTTGATTTCGGTAATGAAAAAGCATCAGAGATATTTTCCTGTTGCCCAATTACCAATTACCAATTACCAATTACTCCCTCACTTCATCGCCATCCGCAACGGAGATGATATCGGTATCGACACCGTCCGTGAAGGAAACGAGCATGTTTTGAGCGCAAGATTTGCCGACGCAGATTTTTTTGTGCGCGAAGACCTTAAACTCAAGCTCGAAGAATATCGCCCCAAGCTTTCCTCGTTGACCTTCCACACCAAACTCGGCTCCATGCTCGATAAATCGGAGCGCATAGCCAAATTAGTAAATGACTTGATCCCCATGCTGAAGCTGGAACCTGATCAAGCCATATTCGCCCGCCGCGCCGCACATCTAATGAAAGCCGACCTCGTCACGCAGATGGTCACCGAGATGACTTCGTTGCAAGGCGTCATCGGCGGCGAGTATGCATTGCGAAGCGGGGAACAAGAAGATGTAGCTGCGGCGATTGCCGAGCAATACCAGACAGTCCCTCAAACAAAGCCCGGCTTGGTCATCGCACTTGCAGACCGAATCGACTCGCTTGTTGGTTTGTTCGCCGCCGGACTCGCTCCCACCGCCGCGAAAGATCCGTTTGCCCTGCGCCGCGCCGCGATCGGTGTCGTTCAGCCGCTGATCGAACATGATCTTGATTTTGATTTGACCGAAGCTATAAAGAAGTCCGCGAAGACTCAACCGGTCAAGGTTGCGGACGAAATGCAAGAACAAATACTGGAATTTATTGCGGGACGTTTAGCGGTTGTGTTGAAGGAAATGAAATATCGCTACGATGTCGTGGATGCTGTGCTGGCGGAACAATCCGCGGACCCGGCGGCATCTGCCCGGGCGGTGAATCAACTTCAATCATGGGTGAGCCGGGAGGATTGGTCCACGATCCTGCCCGGGTACGCGAGATGTGTCCGCATCACCCGCGATCAAAAAGAATCGTTCAAAGTCGATGAAAAAGCCCTTGTGGAAGCAGAAGAAAAAGCATTGTTCAAAGCCATCCAAGAAACCGCCAACCGTCCACCGTCAACTGTGGACGAGTTCCTAGAAATCATCGTCAAGCTCATCCCATCCATCAACCTGTTCTTCGACAAAGTGCTTGTGATGGCTGAAGATAGAAAGCTGAAAGAGAACCGCCTCGGTTTGTTGCAACGGATCGCTACGTTATCCACTGGCATTGCTGACTTGAGCCGACTCGAAGGATTTTAG
- a CDS encoding ABC transporter permease, translated as MTNYLLRRLAQAIPQLFIISLILFILMQSFGDPIATLGGRIPPRPEEKERLRRQLGLDKPLYMQYLTWLVGNDWQKIDMDGDGVAETPGVRKGILRGDWGNSLVTRKPVLEMIGERLPNTLLLMGVAEIVIIIFSLLLGIYSALRPYSRFDNIATGLSFVGYSMPVFWLALMLMYIFAVNFKRWGLPYLPTVGMYDPEVGRTSMELMKHMILPIATLSIISVAGYSRFVRSSVMETLGQDYVRTARAKGMKSFLVVLKHALPNAALPFITIIGLDIPFLLAGAVVTERIFAWPGMGRLFIDHTERSDFPMLMGILMLISIAVVVFQILTDIVYSLVDPRIRLD; from the coding sequence ATGACAAACTACTTATTGCGTAGACTGGCGCAAGCCATCCCCCAATTGTTCATCATCAGTCTGATCCTTTTCATATTGATGCAGTCCTTTGGCGACCCCATCGCCACCTTGGGCGGGCGCATCCCACCCCGCCCGGAAGAAAAAGAACGCCTTCGCCGCCAATTGGGGTTGGACAAACCTTTGTACATGCAGTACCTCACATGGCTGGTCGGAAACGATTGGCAAAAGATTGACATGGATGGCGATGGCGTGGCTGAGACTCCCGGCGTGCGCAAGGGCATCCTGCGAGGAGATTGGGGAAATTCACTCGTCACCCGTAAACCCGTGTTGGAGATGATCGGCGAACGACTTCCCAATACTCTCCTGCTCATGGGGGTGGCAGAAATAGTCATCATTATCTTTTCCCTTTTGCTCGGCATTTATTCCGCCTTGCGCCCTTATTCCAGGTTCGACAACATCGCCACCGGACTTTCCTTTGTTGGTTATTCCATGCCGGTCTTCTGGCTGGCATTGATGCTCATGTACATTTTTGCCGTAAATTTCAAACGTTGGGGGCTGCCCTACCTTCCCACCGTCGGTATGTACGACCCCGAGGTCGGCCGGACATCGATGGAACTGATGAAACACATGATCCTGCCCATCGCCACGCTTTCCATTATCAGCGTTGCAGGCTACAGCCGCTTCGTCCGCTCCAGTGTAATGGAAACCTTGGGTCAGGATTACGTCCGCACCGCGCGCGCCAAAGGAATGAAATCCTTCCTTGTGGTCTTGAAACACGCCCTGCCAAATGCCGCTTTGCCTTTCATTACGATCATCGGGTTGGATATCCCCTTCCTGCTGGCTGGAGCCGTGGTGACGGAACGCATCTTTGCCTGGCCCGGAATGGGTCGTCTCTTCATTGACCATACCGAACGCTCGGACTTCCCCATGCTCATGGGCATCCTGATGTTAATCTCGATCGCTGTAGTGGTCTTCCAGATCCTCACCGATATCGTCTATTCCCTTGTCGACCCGCGAATTCGCCTGGACTAA
- a CDS encoding cyanophycinase — translation MTTLIAIGGAASFEEPIIFEEFIKRAGGKKARIVILPQASGLKDTGAEYVRVFQKLGVKSRPVSLEFRERSKADDSRHIKVIREATGIFIAGGTQMRLAFIIGGTKLEVELHNAYKRGAIISGTSAGAAILSNVMLSYGNGGATPRERIAQFSQGFGFTDKIVFDQHFRQRDRIGRLAYAVTAHPGLLGVGVDENTAAIVEDDSRISVLGKNAVTIVDGKDATASNIAEVTASRPIAVSGLTIHVLTPGCTYDIKKRKAYIPPLRLE, via the coding sequence ATGACCACCCTCATCGCGATCGGCGGCGCCGCCTCATTTGAAGAACCCATCATCTTTGAAGAATTCATCAAACGCGCAGGCGGTAAAAAAGCAAGGATCGTCATCCTGCCGCAAGCCTCCGGATTGAAAGACACCGGCGCGGAGTATGTGCGTGTCTTTCAAAAACTGGGTGTCAAAAGCAGGCCAGTCTCGCTCGAATTCCGCGAACGTTCCAAAGCCGACGACTCCCGCCACATCAAAGTCATCCGCGAAGCAACCGGAATCTTCATCGCGGGCGGCACCCAAATGCGACTTGCATTCATCATCGGCGGCACAAAACTCGAAGTTGAACTGCATAACGCTTACAAACGCGGAGCGATCATCAGCGGCACATCGGCAGGTGCGGCAATCCTCTCCAATGTGATGCTTTCATACGGCAACGGCGGCGCTACACCGCGGGAACGCATTGCTCAATTTTCACAAGGTTTCGGATTCACGGACAAGATCGTCTTTGACCAGCACTTTCGTCAGCGCGACAGAATCGGCAGGCTCGCATATGCCGTCACGGCTCACCCCGGACTTTTGGGCGTGGGCGTGGACGAAAACACCGCCGCCATCGTGGAAGATGACTCGCGCATCTCCGTCCTCGGCAAAAATGCCGTCACCATCGTGGATGGAAAGGATGCAACCGCCAGCAACATCGCCGAAGTAACCGCCTCGCGCCCCATCGCCGTCAGCGGATTAACCATTCACGTCCTCACTCCCGGCTGCACTTACGACATAAAAAAGCGCAAAGCCTACATCCCGCCGCTGAGATTGGAATGA
- a CDS encoding ABC transporter permease codes for MTTAPSLVENLPNEPVANIKALSLTDLAVRRFRKHKMAMFGLWILAFLLLYVTVPTFLLKGYCAPIQQEVRGEAWANCNDTSLKLSPPSSDHWFGTDAIGRDIFARTIYGGQISMMIGIFAVLFQLFIGSMIGAISAYYGGWIDNMLMRFTEAMLNIPSLFLLIIGARFFGGNIQDIQLFGREFSGSVIVIIVIIGATSWMYLARIVRANILSLREQDFVSASKAMGASDTRIIFRHLIPNTVAPLIVSGTLGVAGAIISEAYVSFLGLGVQGATATWGNMLDGAYRYLETAPWLWFFPGMLILLIVLGINFVGDGLRDALDPRSSRHL; via the coding sequence GTGACAACAGCCCCCTCCCTCGTCGAAAATCTTCCGAATGAGCCGGTTGCCAATATCAAAGCGCTCTCGCTCACAGACCTTGCCGTGCGCCGCTTCCGCAAGCACAAAATGGCCATGTTCGGTCTGTGGATTCTCGCGTTCTTGTTGCTTTACGTCACCGTGCCGACATTCCTGCTCAAAGGTTACTGCGCACCGATCCAGCAGGAGGTCCGCGGGGAGGCGTGGGCAAATTGCAACGACACATCGTTAAAACTCTCGCCCCCCTCCTCCGACCACTGGTTCGGTACCGACGCCATCGGGCGTGACATCTTCGCCCGCACCATCTACGGCGGACAGATCTCCATGATGATCGGCATCTTTGCCGTGCTCTTTCAGCTTTTCATCGGTTCGATGATCGGCGCCATCTCCGCGTACTACGGCGGTTGGATCGACAACATGCTGATGCGTTTCACCGAAGCAATGCTCAACATCCCCAGCCTGTTCCTGCTTATCATTGGCGCGCGTTTCTTCGGCGGAAATATTCAAGATATACAACTCTTCGGCAGGGAATTCTCCGGCAGCGTCATCGTCATCATCGTCATCATCGGTGCGACTTCGTGGATGTACCTGGCCCGCATCGTGCGCGCCAATATCCTTTCCCTGCGCGAACAGGATTTCGTCTCTGCTTCCAAGGCAATGGGGGCATCAGACACGCGCATTATCTTTCGCCATCTCATCCCAAATACCGTTGCGCCGCTCATCGTCAGCGGGACGCTCGGCGTAGCAGGCGCGATCATCTCCGAAGCCTACGTCAGTTTTCTCGGATTGGGTGTGCAGGGAGCCACCGCCACCTGGGGCAATATGCTGGACGGCGCTTATCGTTATCTTGAAACTGCGCCCTGGTTATGGTTCTTCCCCGGCATGTTGATCCTCCTTATCGTGCTCGGCATCAACTTCGTCGGCGACGGCTTGCGCGACGCGCTCGACCCGCGCAGCAGCCGCCACTTGTAA
- a CDS encoding peptide ABC transporter substrate-binding protein: MKNKFYVLLSLLVLASMILAACGSPAAEEPAAATTEEAPAATAEAAPAPTFSGTVTITFTQEPDNLNPIYTSMSFSGYLRPFYLVPLWTFDENFEPVPVLAAEIPGTENGGLSADGKTVTITLRDDVTWSDGEPFTAEDVVFTYDMIMSDSNVPLGRYPYEDFVASVEAPDATTVVVNFTEPFAPWLTSIFNYVLPKHVLQPVFEADGTIDQAEWNRNPTVTLGPFVFDEWETGSHISFKANPNWINPPKLEQVFVRIVPDDAAQEAAILAGDTDIGVFLSSDQIEKLEADGTVKVLAVSSGYNEGWFMNVDPNTAHPAMLDVNVRKAIALATDRFTIVNDLLVADINPVNATFWSMTPPYNADLEPYPYDPEQAKALLDEAGWVDSNGDGTRDKDGVELVLRYATTTRELRKSVQAVVQQQWSLVGIGAKLDNYSSDIFWNGYNDGGPQALGQYDIAEFSTVPNGFPDPDSSGWTCAQRVSADNPDGSNTQGYCNEKIDELIAQQAVTIDPVARQDIFFEIQQIMYDDVIYIGMWQDPDLWSVSSRLQGVKFSGVYPFWNVSEWEIVE; the protein is encoded by the coding sequence GTGAAAAACAAGTTTTACGTCCTGCTTTCCCTGCTCGTGCTTGCCAGCATGATCCTGGCGGCATGTGGCAGCCCGGCTGCGGAAGAACCTGCCGCGGCCACTACCGAAGAAGCGCCCGCCGCTACCGCTGAAGCCGCCCCCGCGCCCACCTTCAGCGGCACGGTGACCATCACCTTCACCCAGGAGCCCGACAACCTCAATCCGATCTACACCAGCATGTCGTTCTCAGGCTACCTGCGGCCGTTCTATCTTGTTCCGTTGTGGACATTCGATGAGAACTTCGAACCCGTTCCCGTGCTTGCCGCTGAAATTCCGGGCACTGAAAACGGTGGTCTGAGCGCCGATGGCAAGACCGTGACCATCACCCTGCGCGATGACGTGACCTGGAGCGACGGCGAACCCTTCACTGCCGAAGATGTGGTCTTCACCTACGACATGATCATGTCCGATTCCAACGTCCCTCTTGGACGTTACCCCTATGAAGATTTTGTCGCCAGCGTGGAAGCCCCCGATGCCACCACAGTGGTCGTCAATTTCACCGAGCCGTTCGCCCCCTGGCTGACCTCGATCTTCAATTATGTCCTGCCAAAGCACGTCCTGCAGCCAGTCTTCGAAGCCGATGGCACCATCGATCAGGCGGAATGGAACCGCAACCCCACCGTCACACTTGGACCTTTCGTCTTCGATGAATGGGAAACCGGAAGCCATATCTCCTTCAAAGCCAACCCCAATTGGATCAACCCGCCCAAGTTGGAACAGGTCTTTGTTCGCATTGTGCCAGATGACGCCGCTCAGGAAGCTGCCATCCTCGCCGGAGACACCGACATCGGCGTGTTCCTTTCCTCGGATCAGATCGAAAAACTCGAAGCTGACGGCACCGTCAAAGTGCTTGCCGTCTCCTCCGGCTATAACGAAGGCTGGTTCATGAATGTAGATCCGAACACGGCCCACCCAGCCATGCTGGATGTCAATGTTCGCAAGGCGATCGCGCTCGCGACCGACCGCTTCACCATCGTGAATGACCTGCTCGTCGCAGACATCAATCCGGTCAACGCCACCTTCTGGTCGATGACGCCCCCGTACAATGCCGATCTCGAACCCTATCCATATGATCCCGAACAGGCGAAAGCCCTGCTCGACGAAGCCGGTTGGGTCGACAGCAACGGAGACGGCACCCGCGACAAGGACGGCGTGGAACTTGTCCTGCGCTACGCCACCACCACCCGCGAACTGCGCAAAAGCGTGCAGGCTGTCGTTCAGCAGCAGTGGTCATTGGTTGGAATCGGCGCCAAGTTGGATAACTACTCCAGCGACATCTTCTGGAATGGTTACAACGACGGCGGTCCGCAGGCGCTTGGTCAGTATGACATCGCTGAGTTCTCTACCGTGCCCAATGGCTTCCCAGACCCGGATTCCAGCGGCTGGACATGCGCCCAGCGCGTCAGCGCCGATAACCCCGATGGCTCGAACACCCAGGGCTACTGCAACGAGAAGATCGACGAGTTGATCGCCCAACAGGCGGTCACGATCGACCCGGTCGCCCGTCAGGATATCTTCTTCGAGATCCAGCAGATCATGTACGACGATGTCATCTACATCGGCATGTGGCAGGATCCCGACCTCTGGTCTGTCAGCAGCCGCCTGCAGGGCGTCAAGTTCTCAGGCGTGTACCCGTTCTGGAACGTTTCAGAATGGGAAATTGTAGAATAA
- a CDS encoding toll/interleukin-1 receptor domain-containing protein: protein MPEPKRPLKVFLCHAHADRDAVRALYTRLTNDGVDAWLDKEKLLPGQDWELEIKKAVREADMVVVCLSKQFNQANFDKRRYALPSIPPWKKPKVGFLSL from the coding sequence ATGCCCGAACCCAAACGCCCCCTCAAAGTCTTCCTCTGCCACGCCCACGCGGACCGGGACGCTGTCCGCGCACTATACACGCGCCTGACCAACGACGGCGTGGACGCATGGCTGGATAAAGAAAAACTCCTCCCTGGGCAGGATTGGGAGTTGGAAATCAAAAAAGCAGTGCGCGAAGCGGACATGGTGGTGGTTTGTCTTTCAAAGCAATTCAATCAAGCGAATTTCGACAAAAGGAGGTATGCCTTGCCCTCGATACCGCCATGGAAAAAACCAAAGGTGGGATTTTTATCACTTTAA
- a CDS encoding MarR family transcriptional regulator, with product MSTPEKNRIEIVKELDWRLRAFSTSAVLASNAIAQKVGMGINELKCAEFLVRMGPMSAGKLAELAGLTTGAITGIVDRLEKVGWAKRVADPNDRRRIFIHPGPQDTEVVDGLYNSYMNSLTEFLTGYSDAELVLVTEFIDGLIKLNNEQANRLNQA from the coding sequence ATGTCAACCCCTGAAAAAAACCGAATCGAAATTGTAAAAGAGCTGGATTGGCGTCTTCGTGCTTTTAGTACCTCTGCTGTTTTAGCCTCAAACGCGATTGCTCAAAAAGTCGGAATGGGCATAAACGAATTAAAGTGTGCCGAATTTCTTGTTCGAATGGGTCCGATGAGCGCGGGAAAGTTGGCTGAATTAGCTGGCTTGACAACAGGAGCGATCACTGGAATTGTAGATCGCCTTGAAAAAGTTGGATGGGCAAAAAGAGTGGCTGACCCAAATGACCGTCGCCGCATTTTTATTCACCCAGGTCCGCAGGACACAGAAGTCGTGGACGGTCTTTACAACTCCTACATGAATTCATTGACCGAATTTCTAACTGGTTATTCTGACGCAGAACTGGTTTTGGTCACAGAGTTTATAGACGGTTTGATAAAGTTGAATAACGAACAGGCAAACAGACTAAACCAAGCGTAA
- a CDS encoding SDR family oxidoreductase, translating into MILVSGATGNVGKELVGFLLDKGAKVRVLVRDPQKAARWGNRVEIAVGDLDQPETLLPAMQSVEKLYFVTPDPKQVTNLLTTAKKAGVRHVAKQSTIEAGRSLGPGKWHRQQEELIKSMGFEWTFLRPTMMMVNTIEWWKETIKLQNAVYFPGGKGKVPPVAPRDVARVACTVLTELGHEGKIYEITGPEPLSIAEMVQTLAKALNKPIQYTDVPVLAAGFSLIRFGLPLYVINGLMHTLGALRKSEYEYVTYAVEYIGKHESQTYEQWCRENVGAFK; encoded by the coding sequence ATGATTCTAGTCAGCGGAGCAACAGGAAATGTAGGAAAGGAACTTGTTGGGTTCCTGCTTGATAAAGGCGCGAAGGTTCGCGTTCTGGTTCGTGACCCTCAAAAAGCCGCCCGTTGGGGAAATCGGGTTGAAATTGCCGTTGGAGATTTGGATCAACCAGAAACCCTTCTCCCTGCCATGCAAAGTGTGGAAAAATTGTATTTCGTAACTCCCGATCCAAAACAAGTGACCAATCTCCTTACAACCGCCAAAAAAGCAGGGGTAAGGCATGTGGCAAAGCAATCTACAATCGAGGCAGGTCGTTCGCTCGGACCAGGAAAATGGCACCGTCAACAGGAGGAATTGATCAAGTCAATGGGTTTTGAATGGACGTTTCTGCGCCCAACTATGATGATGGTAAATACAATCGAGTGGTGGAAAGAGACCATTAAATTACAAAATGCCGTTTACTTTCCAGGCGGAAAAGGAAAAGTTCCACCTGTAGCTCCGCGTGATGTTGCAAGAGTTGCCTGTACAGTACTCACGGAGTTGGGGCATGAGGGAAAAATCTACGAGATAACAGGTCCAGAGCCGCTATCAATTGCTGAAATGGTTCAAACGCTTGCAAAGGCATTGAACAAACCTATTCAATATACGGATGTACCAGTACTCGCGGCAGGATTTAGTCTCATTCGTTTTGGATTACCGTTATATGTTATCAATGGATTAATGCACACACTTGGAGCCTTGCGGAAAAGTGAATATGAATACGTGACTTACGCTGTTGAATATATAGGGAAACATGAATCACAAACCTATGAGCAATGGTGTCGGGAAAACGTTGGTGCGTTCAAATAA
- a CDS encoding type II toxin-antitoxin system HicA family toxin gives MPKLAGIQHQRAVKAFEKAGFRVVREGKHISMVKDNRIIIIPRNNPINAFTMGGIIKDAGLTIEEFKKLL, from the coding sequence ATGCCCAAACTGGCGGGAATTCAACATCAACGAGCCGTAAAAGCCTTTGAGAAAGCCGGATTCCGTGTGGTTCGTGAGGGGAAACATATCTCAATGGTAAAAGACAATCGAATTATCATCATTCCACGTAATAACCCGATTAATGCTTTCACAATGGGCGGAATTATCAAAGACGCAGGACTAACCATCGAAGAGTTCAAAAAATTACTGTAA